The genomic window GCAGTTGAGAGAGTGCATGTGCTTGCTCCTGCAGGGCAACTTGAAACCCAGCACTATAGCATCAatcgaccacgacgacaatgCCCGCAACGCAAAGCCGCCCTTGATCAATTATTacacgaccgaccgacacAGCGTAGACACCGTACGCGATGTGGCTTCGTATCATGTACATGTACCCTCGGCTGTCAAGGCCGGCTGCTGGGTGAGGCGACATCAGTGGGTTATATTCCGCGGGAACGCCCTTGACGTCTTCCCGCGGGAACAACATAACCAACAGACATCACCAACCCGTAAAGGCCATGTTGCCCAACGACGCGCTGTTGAAGCCGAACAGTGGATCTTCCAGCAAACCAGGCTCGTTATTTGACGCCCTCCAGTTTGTCTGCCAAGCATAGCTAGCCACGGCagcgttgttgttgttgtacCCGGTgtcgggcacgggcagcgaGGTCGGGGCTATTCCGGTATTCGGCTCGTACTGGCTCGGTCCTGGCCCGaggtcctgctgctgctgctgctcttctaGTCCGGCCGTGGGAGTCCGCTGTGTGGTGGACCacgaagccgccggcgggagCTGATGATGATTAGCATCCATCATGGCATATCGGGTTGCAGTCGCGTCGCCCTCCTGGAGGAAGCTCTGTATGATGCCATCCACATCCACCCACTCAGAcgtgggcgaggagctgACAACTCCATCCCGCGTCGCAGCAACGGCCgtttcgtcgccgccgtcatgttGCCGTCCGACGTTGCTCTCCAGCTCAGCGCCTAGAGCCACCTCCTGTCCCCGGTTGTCCAAGTCGTCGTCAGACTCTGCCGCCTGGCCACTCGCGCCACCACCGGTCTGATCCACCACCATGTCCAGCGCATCGCCGGGAATGGTGTCAATGACAACGCCGAGCTTCTTCATGAGGCTCCGCACAATCAGCGTCGCTTTCCGCACGGCCGGGTTCGTCTCCTGGTTGATCTGAAAGACGGCGAGACACGTCGCCAGGCTGCTGTACGCCGTCGACTCGTGCCCGCGCTTGGCCGCAATGCGCGAGTGtatcgtcgccgccacgtACGTGGCGTAGGAGATGAGGTACGGCGCTCGCTGCACGGAGAAGGCGCAGTGGTACGCGCGCAAGAGCAAGACAATGCTGGAAGCCGCGGAAGCGCACTTGATGAAGGACTCGACGGAGATGGATCGCGACGTGCTGTATAGATGACCGTCCGCCACAAAGGGCCGGTGCAGTAGTATGACGAGCACATGGTACATGGCACTTGTTTGCTCGTCAGCAGCAACACTTCCTCATGGCAAGTAACTTGGAGCGATTCTGAACCTACTGCAAGCTGAAtacgtgcggcggcggcggcggtggagggacGGCCTTTGCGTCCGTTGTCGGGCGCCTGCTCGGGTCGAACCGCACGTGGGCAGGCAGCGAGCTCCTCCACGCGCAGAGCCTACGCTGCAGCCTCCCCAGCATGGTGGACAGCTCAGCCGGGCTCTGGGAAAAGCTTCGCTCCGTGTAGATGCAGCTCAGAATGTCGCTCATAACGAGGGACAGCCTGCAGAGACACGTAAAGGTGGATATGCTGTACGCCGGCGAGCCGGGATAGTCGGATCCCGCCGCGGTGGAATAGGCAAAGGGCTGCCAgtgctcgagctcctcgtagCTGTCGAGGAATTTGATGGGCACCAGGGCGTCGTTTTCCTTGAGGCTGACGGGACGGCCCTGATAGAGGCTTTGCACCTTGTCCACGACTTAGACAACATAGACACACGACGATCTGTCAGCACGTACTTTTcggcaacgcaacgcaacgcatACAGCCGACTTGAAAAATGAATTGAACTTCTCACCAAACGCGCCCCAAAAGACTCGCCGGCGAAtctcgaggtcctcgtcggaAAAACGACCCGTCGTAGATAGGTCGACATGCATGCCCAGGTCAATGAGCATGCGAAAGGCCAGCCCCGAGTACAGCcacgcggcgctgcgctcaTCGCCCAGCGCAAAGAGCGAGTTGGTCATGACGAGCAGGGCCTGGATGGTCGTCACGTCGCTGCGGTCCAGCGAGCCGCCCAGCAGTTCCCTGACGCGCTCGCGGAAGCGCCACCCCGCGGTGCGCACGTCTcccgcgtcgcggcggaccTCGAGGCGCGGCGAGAACTTGCTGGCCCCAAAGTAGATGGCGTTGAGCAGGAGCTTGGAAAAGTAGGTCCCGTTGCAGGCCATGTCGCGCATAAAGGCCGGGCGGTGGGTGAGCAGGAAGGAATGGTGCTGCCTGTTCCAATGCAGCGACAGGAGGTGCATGCCCAGctcgggctcgacgccgtcaaagTCGAGTTTGCCCTCGCGGTagttgagctcctcgagttGGCCTGCAATCACTTTGTTAGTCACGATGCTGGCTTGGACGTCGTAAgtggcgcgcgccccccatcaagggtccgtccgtcgtcgtcgtcgtcgatatATATATGTAGGAGTCGCATGATATAATATACTCGGGAGAGGTCAAGTGCTCTTCTACTTACACTGGCGgacggcttcggcgacgagaccACGCTCCACCCAGTCGTCAGACATGCGAGGCcggcagtcgccgccggcaggaCGGTCCGGGGGATTGCTGTCCTCGAAGAGGGTGCTCGTGCGACCGTGATAGCTGGACACGCCGTTGGCCGACACGAGGATCCTGGCGACGCGGACCTCTtcg from Purpureocillium takamizusanense chromosome 14, complete sequence includes these protein-coding regions:
- a CDS encoding uncharacterized protein (COG:K~EggNog:ENOG503NZQJ), which codes for MRASERLGQIKCNNVRPVCANCTTYEQECIYEPISDTAKVAGRARHLRSKNSRPRLGGASRKASSSSSQAAALTAAVSPATATAVSSSSTREDERESPRVDGGSEEDAPPRAGAAGSLKDASQEASRAPTAEEVRVARILVSANGVSSYHGRTSTLFEDSNPPDRPAGGDCRPRMSDDWVERGLVAEAVRQCQLEELNYREGKLDFDGVEPELGMHLLSLHWNRQHHSFLLTHRPAFMRDMACNGTYFSKLLLNAIYFGASKFSPRLEVRRDAGDVRTAGWRFRERVRELLGGSLDRSDVTTIQALLVMTNSLFALGDERSAAWLYSGLAFRMLIDLGMHVDLSTTGRFSDEDLEIRRRVFWGAFVVDKVQSLYQGRPVSLKENDALVPIKFLDSYEELEHWQPFAYSTAAGSDYPGSPAYSISTFTCLCRLSLVMSDILSCIYTERSFSQSPAELSTMLGRLQRRLCAWRSSLPAHVRFDPSRRPTTDAKAVPPPPPPPHVFSLHAMYHVLVILLHRPFVADGHLYSTSRSISVESFIKCASAASSIVLLLRAYHCAFSVQRAPYLISYATYVAATIHSRIAAKRGHESTAYSSLATCLAVFQINQETNPAVRKATLIVRSLMKKLGVVIDTIPGDALDMVVDQTGGGASGQAAESDDDLDNRGQEVALGAELESNVGRQHDGGDETAVAATRDGVVSSSPTSEWVDVDGIIQSFLQEGDATATRYAMMDANHHQLPPAASWSTTQRTPTAGLEEQQQQQDLGPGPSQYEPNTGIAPTSLPVPDTGYNNNNAAVASYAWQTNWRASNNEPGLLEDPLFGFNSASLGNMAFTGW